In a single window of the Cupriavidus sp. P-10 genome:
- the ppk1 gene encoding polyphosphate kinase 1 produces MEKSPHYQKKVMTMSTTPSSTLLNRELGILEFNARVLAQAADPKVPLLERLKFICIVSSNLDEFFEIRMAGLKEQMRDNASGLTPDGLSFQQAYQLVTERTQRLVASQYDMLQNTIFPLLEKEGVFFHLTTTWTDAQREWAREFFQRELAPVLTPIALDPAHPFPRVLNKSLNFVVELSGKDAFGREADLAIVQAPRALPRVVKMPEKLSGYPFGFVMLSSFMQGFVHELFPAIAVHGCYQFRVTRNSDLFVSEDEITDLREALQGELPTRHFGDTVRLEVSSDTPMPLARRLLLESGLSEQDLYRVSGPVNLVRLMQIPDMVDRPALKYPPYVPAPVKAFASGMSMFDVMRQQDVLLHHPYESFSSVLDLLQLAAADPNVVAIKQTVYRTGNESLVMEALMTAARNGKEVTVVVELLARFDEETNINWAERLESAGAHVIYGVVGHKCHAKMLLIVRREPTGPKAKQVKLRRYAHLGTGNYHPRTARLYTDFGLLTADEAICEDVHHVFQLLTGTAGTIRLNHLWQSPFTMQTNLVEHIRAEARNARAGKPARIIAKMNALLEASIIDELYKASRAGVKIDLIVRGVCALMPGVPGMSENISVRSVVGRFLEHHRVYYFRAGGEEVLYLSSADWMDRNLFRRVEVAFPVLDKALKARVIKESLQVHLRDNASAWIMQPDGNYVRKQTRSKHPRVSQNDMLVMFGGNP; encoded by the coding sequence ATGGAAAAGTCGCCACATTACCAAAAGAAGGTCATGACCATGTCGACGACACCGTCCAGCACGCTGCTCAATCGCGAGCTGGGCATTCTGGAATTCAATGCCCGCGTGCTGGCGCAAGCCGCGGACCCCAAGGTACCGCTTCTGGAGCGCCTGAAGTTTATCTGCATCGTGTCCAGCAACCTGGACGAGTTCTTTGAAATCCGCATGGCGGGCCTGAAGGAACAGATGCGCGACAACGCGTCGGGGCTGACGCCGGACGGACTGTCCTTCCAGCAGGCTTACCAGCTTGTCACCGAGCGCACGCAGCGGCTTGTTGCTTCGCAGTATGACATGCTGCAGAACACCATTTTTCCACTTCTTGAAAAAGAAGGTGTCTTTTTCCACCTGACCACGACCTGGACCGACGCGCAGCGCGAATGGGCGCGCGAGTTCTTCCAGCGCGAGCTGGCACCGGTGCTGACGCCGATCGCGCTGGACCCCGCCCACCCCTTCCCGCGCGTGCTCAACAAGAGCCTGAATTTCGTGGTGGAGCTGTCCGGCAAGGATGCCTTCGGCCGCGAGGCCGATCTCGCCATCGTGCAGGCGCCGCGCGCGCTGCCGCGCGTGGTGAAGATGCCGGAGAAGCTGTCGGGCTACCCGTTCGGCTTCGTGATGCTGTCGTCGTTCATGCAGGGCTTCGTGCACGAGCTGTTCCCGGCGATCGCGGTGCACGGCTGCTACCAGTTCCGTGTCACGCGCAACTCCGACCTGTTCGTTTCCGAAGACGAAATCACCGACCTGCGCGAAGCGCTGCAGGGCGAACTGCCGACGCGCCATTTCGGCGACACGGTGCGGCTGGAGGTGTCCTCCGATACCCCGATGCCGCTGGCGCGCCGGCTGCTGCTGGAGTCGGGCCTGAGCGAGCAGGACCTGTACCGTGTCTCCGGCCCGGTGAACCTGGTGCGGCTGATGCAGATCCCCGACATGGTCGATCGCCCCGCCCTCAAGTACCCGCCTTATGTGCCGGCGCCCGTGAAGGCCTTCGCCAGCGGCATGTCGATGTTCGACGTGATGCGCCAGCAGGACGTGCTGCTGCACCACCCGTACGAGAGCTTCAGCTCGGTGCTCGACCTGCTGCAGCTGGCGGCCGCGGATCCCAACGTGGTCGCGATCAAGCAGACCGTCTACCGCACCGGCAACGAGTCGCTGGTGATGGAAGCGCTGATGACCGCCGCGCGCAACGGCAAGGAAGTCACCGTGGTGGTGGAACTGCTCGCGCGCTTCGACGAAGAGACCAACATCAACTGGGCCGAGCGGCTGGAATCGGCCGGTGCGCACGTGATCTACGGCGTGGTCGGCCACAAGTGCCACGCCAAGATGCTGCTGATCGTGCGGCGCGAGCCGACCGGCCCCAAGGCCAAGCAGGTCAAGCTGCGCCGCTATGCGCATCTGGGCACGGGCAACTACCATCCGCGCACCGCGCGCCTCTATACCGACTTCGGGCTGCTGACCGCCGATGAGGCGATCTGCGAAGACGTGCACCACGTGTTCCAGCTGCTGACCGGCACCGCCGGCACGATCCGGCTGAACCACCTGTGGCAGTCGCCGTTCACCATGCAGACCAACCTGGTCGAGCATATCCGCGCCGAAGCCCGCAACGCGCGCGCCGGCAAGCCGGCCCGGATCATCGCCAAGATGAATGCCCTGCTGGAGGCGTCGATCATCGACGAGCTCTACAAGGCCTCGCGCGCGGGGGTGAAGATCGACCTGATCGTACGCGGCGTCTGCGCGCTGATGCCGGGCGTGCCGGGCATGTCCGAGAACATCTCGGTGCGTTCGGTCGTCGGGCGGTTCCTGGAACACCATCGCGTCTATTATTTCCGCGCGGGCGGCGAAGAGGTGCTGTACCTGTCCAGCGCCGACTGGATGGATCGCAACCTGTTCCGCCGCGTCGAGGTGGCCTTCCCCGTGCTGGACAAGGCGCTGAAGGCGCGCGTGATCAAGGAAAGCCTGCAGGTCCACCTGCGCGACAATGCTTCCGCGTGGATCATGCAGCCGGACGGCAACTACGTGCGCAAGCAGACGCGGTCCAAGCATCCGCGTGTCAGCCAGAACGACATGCTGGTGATGTTCGGCGGCAATCCGTGA
- the phoR gene encoding phosphate regulon sensor histidine kinase PhoR, giving the protein MNVIWARSVAILISLLVVSAGVYLAFGPVAALALSCVVLLGLLCFYLYQINRLWKVLDAPVYGEIPSAVGLWGEVYYRLHRLVKRWRTQVLQVEQQHTRFIQAIQASPNGVLMLDDADQIEWCNDVAEQHFGLNARRDVRQRITHLIRRPEFVHYLTRQRFDDPLLMRDMGEHKHSVIAVQILPYGDNRKLVITQDITKLENTESMRRDFVANVSHELKTPLTVLTGFLETVRDLPVSEEDRRRYIDMMLVQSMRMQSIVEDLLALAKLESDAQPPGNDMVAVQAMVAHLMHDAEALSQGRHKIAAEIDPTVGFRGAETELLSALGNLVSNAVRYTPEGGRISLRLGWEEGHAVFSVADTGLGIGAEHIPRLTERFYRVDRSRSRDTGGTGLGLAIVKHVLSRHHADLRVTSEEGRGSVFRIIFPLERSVRTLSDASAAVPASPQAPDSSRRAA; this is encoded by the coding sequence ATGAATGTCATCTGGGCCCGCTCCGTGGCCATCCTGATCAGCCTGCTGGTGGTGTCCGCCGGCGTCTACCTGGCCTTTGGCCCGGTCGCCGCGCTGGCACTCTCGTGCGTCGTGCTGCTCGGGCTGCTTTGCTTCTACCTCTACCAGATCAACCGCCTGTGGAAAGTGCTGGACGCGCCGGTCTACGGCGAGATCCCGAGCGCCGTGGGCCTGTGGGGCGAGGTGTATTACCGGCTGCACCGGCTGGTCAAGCGCTGGCGCACGCAGGTACTGCAGGTTGAGCAGCAGCACACCCGCTTTATCCAGGCGATCCAGGCCTCGCCCAACGGCGTGCTGATGCTGGACGACGCCGACCAGATCGAATGGTGCAACGACGTGGCCGAGCAGCACTTCGGCCTGAACGCGCGGCGCGACGTGCGCCAGCGCATCACGCACCTGATCCGTCGGCCCGAATTCGTGCACTACCTGACGCGGCAGCGCTTCGACGATCCGCTGCTGATGCGCGACATGGGCGAGCACAAGCACAGCGTGATCGCGGTGCAGATACTGCCCTATGGCGACAACCGCAAGCTGGTGATCACGCAGGACATCACCAAGCTGGAAAACACCGAATCGATGCGCCGCGACTTCGTCGCCAACGTCTCGCATGAGCTCAAGACGCCGCTGACGGTGCTGACCGGTTTCCTGGAAACCGTGCGCGACCTGCCGGTTTCGGAAGAGGATCGCCGCCGCTATATCGACATGATGCTGGTGCAGTCGATGCGCATGCAGAGCATCGTCGAGGACCTGCTGGCGCTGGCCAAGCTGGAGAGCGATGCGCAGCCGCCGGGCAACGACATGGTGGCCGTGCAGGCGATGGTGGCGCACCTGATGCATGATGCCGAGGCGCTGTCGCAAGGCCGGCACAAGATTGCGGCCGAGATCGACCCCACGGTGGGATTCCGCGGCGCCGAGACCGAGCTGTTGTCGGCGCTGGGCAACCTGGTGTCCAACGCAGTGCGCTACACGCCGGAAGGTGGGCGCATTTCGCTGCGACTGGGCTGGGAAGAGGGCCATGCCGTCTTCTCGGTAGCCGATACCGGCCTCGGCATCGGCGCCGAACATATCCCGCGGCTGACCGAGCGCTTCTATCGCGTCGACCGCAGCCGCTCGCGCGATACTGGCGGCACCGGACTGGGCCTGGCCATCGTCAAGCACGTGCTGTCGCGCCACCATGCCGACCTGCGCGTGACCAGCGAGGAAGGGCGCGGCAGCGTGTTCCGCATCATCTTCCCGCTGGAGCGCAGCGTGCGCACCCTGAGCGACGCGTCCGCCGCCGTGCCGGCATCGCCGCAGGCACCGGATTCGTCACGCCGGGCCGCCTGA
- the phoB gene encoding phosphate regulon transcriptional regulator PhoB encodes MPSSILVVEDEPAIAELIAVNLQHAGHYPIRAYNAEQALSLMSDVLPDLVLLDWMLPGKSGATFAKELRANDRTRQIPIIMLTARGEEQDKVMGLEAGADDYVTKPFSPKELLARIKAVLRRRAPQLTDDVVAINGLRLDPATHRVTGQDDSGPIKLDLGPTEFRLLHFLMTHPERVHSRSQLLDQVWGDHVFVEERTVDVHIKRLRAALTPGGYSNMIETVRGSGYRLARSPGA; translated from the coding sequence ATGCCGAGTAGTATTCTCGTTGTCGAAGACGAACCGGCGATCGCCGAACTGATCGCCGTCAACCTGCAGCACGCGGGGCACTATCCGATCCGGGCCTATAACGCCGAGCAGGCGCTGTCGCTGATGAGCGACGTGCTGCCCGACTTGGTGCTGCTGGACTGGATGCTCCCGGGCAAGTCGGGCGCGACCTTCGCCAAGGAGCTGCGGGCCAACGACCGCACCCGCCAGATCCCGATCATCATGCTGACCGCCCGCGGCGAGGAGCAGGACAAGGTGATGGGCCTGGAGGCCGGCGCCGACGACTACGTCACCAAGCCGTTTTCGCCCAAGGAATTGCTGGCCCGCATCAAGGCCGTGCTGCGCCGCCGTGCGCCACAGCTGACCGACGACGTGGTGGCCATCAACGGCCTGCGGCTGGATCCGGCCACGCACCGCGTTACCGGCCAGGACGACAGCGGCCCGATCAAGCTCGACTTGGGGCCGACCGAGTTCCGCCTGCTGCACTTCCTGATGACGCATCCGGAGCGCGTGCACAGCCGTTCGCAACTGCTCGACCAGGTCTGGGGCGACCACGTCTTTGTTGAAGAGCGCACCGTCGACGTGCATATCAAGCGTTTGCGCGCAGCGCTCACCCCCGGTGGCTACAGCAACATGATCGAAACCGTGCGCGGCAGCGGCTACCGCCTCGCGCGCTCTCCCGGCGCCTGA
- the phoU gene encoding phosphate signaling complex protein PhoU — MTDKHLSTQFDADLNAINTKLLQMGGLVESQIEVAMRALADFDADLADQVITREQQLNALEVEIDADCGNIIARRQPTARDLRLVMAISKTITNLERAGDEAEKIAKRTKHIMEDASAHSINYAEVKLSGEMAISLLRQALDAFARLDTVAAARIVKDDKAIDEEFRGFVRKLITYMMEDPRTISVALDFLFIAKAVERIGDHAKNIAEFIIYIVKGTDVRHVSREDMEREALS, encoded by the coding sequence ATGACTGACAAGCACCTGTCGACCCAGTTCGACGCCGACCTCAATGCGATCAATACCAAGCTGCTGCAGATGGGCGGGCTGGTCGAGTCGCAGATCGAAGTTGCCATGCGCGCGCTTGCCGACTTCGACGCCGACCTGGCCGACCAGGTCATCACGCGCGAGCAGCAGCTCAACGCGCTGGAAGTCGAGATCGATGCCGATTGCGGCAACATCATCGCCCGGCGCCAGCCGACCGCGCGCGACCTGCGCCTGGTGATGGCCATTTCCAAGACCATCACCAACCTGGAACGCGCCGGCGACGAGGCCGAGAAGATCGCCAAGCGCACCAAGCACATCATGGAAGACGCGTCGGCGCACAGCATCAACTATGCCGAGGTGAAGCTGTCGGGCGAGATGGCGATCTCGCTGCTGCGCCAGGCGCTGGATGCCTTTGCCCGCCTGGACACCGTGGCGGCGGCGCGTATCGTCAAGGACGACAAGGCCATCGACGAGGAATTCCGCGGTTTCGTGCGCAAGCTGATCACTTACATGATGGAAGATCCGCGTACCATCTCGGTCGCGCTGGATTTCCTCTTTATCGCCAAGGCGGTGGAGCGTATCGGCGACCACGCCAAGAATATCGCGGAGTTTATTATCTACATCGTCAAGGGGACGGATGTCCGCCATGTCTCGCGCGAGGACATGGAGCGCGAGGCGCTGAGTTGA
- the pstB gene encoding phosphate ABC transporter ATP-binding protein PstB → MTSTVIDIPDSVRAKIDVRNLNFYYSQFHALKNINMSIPDRKVTAFIGPSGCGKSTLLRTFNKMYALYPEQRAEGEINMDGENLLTAKQDIALLRAKVGMVFQKPTPFPMSIYDNIAFGVRLFEKLSRSEMDDRVEWALTKAALWNEAKDKLHQSGYGLSGGQQQRLCIARGIAIRPEVLLLDEPCSALDPISTGRIEELIAELKDEYTVVIVTHNMQQAARCSDYTAYMYLGELIEFGETEKIFIKPHRKETEDYITGRFG, encoded by the coding sequence ATGACCTCCACCGTCATCGACATTCCTGATTCGGTACGCGCCAAGATCGACGTGCGCAACCTGAACTTCTACTACAGCCAGTTCCATGCGCTGAAGAACATCAACATGTCGATCCCCGACCGCAAGGTCACCGCCTTTATCGGCCCGTCGGGCTGCGGCAAGTCGACGCTGCTGCGTACGTTCAACAAGATGTACGCGCTCTACCCCGAGCAGCGGGCCGAGGGCGAGATCAACATGGACGGCGAAAACCTGCTGACCGCCAAGCAGGACATCGCGCTGCTGCGCGCCAAGGTCGGCATGGTGTTCCAGAAGCCGACGCCGTTCCCGATGTCCATCTACGACAACATCGCCTTCGGCGTGCGCCTGTTCGAGAAGCTGTCGCGCTCGGAAATGGACGACCGCGTGGAATGGGCGCTGACCAAGGCGGCGCTGTGGAACGAGGCCAAGGACAAGCTGCACCAGTCGGGCTACGGCCTGTCCGGCGGCCAGCAGCAGCGCCTGTGCATCGCGCGCGGCATCGCCATCCGCCCGGAAGTGCTGCTGCTCGACGAGCCGTGCTCGGCGCTGGACCCGATTTCCACCGGCCGCATCGAAGAGCTGATCGCCGAGCTGAAGGACGAGTACACCGTGGTGATCGTGACCCACAACATGCAGCAGGCCGCGCGCTGCTCGGACTACACCGCCTACATGTACCTGGGCGAGCTGATCGAGTTTGGCGAGACCGAGAAGATCTTCATCAAGCCGCACCGCAAGGAAACGGAAGACTACATCACCGGCCGTTTCGGTTGA
- the pstA gene encoding phosphate ABC transporter permease PstA has protein sequence MSHASQAVSSVSIPAVRPDADAVRARLQARRRRTNLYALTASLVAMAFGLFWLAWILWTTVTLGVGGLSLDLFTQMTPAPNTAGGGLANAIFGSFVMVGMATLFGTPLGILAGIYLAEYGKSSPLASFIRFINDILLSAPSIVIGLFVYALVVTRMGHFSGWAGICALALLQIPIVVRTTENMLNLVPNALREAAFALGTPKWKMVLSITVKSSYAGIVTGVLLAVARIAGETAPLLFTALSNQFWTSDLNKPMANLPVTIFRFAMSPFTEWQQLAWAGVFLITIGVLALNILARILFKKR, from the coding sequence ATGAGCCACGCGAGCCAAGCCGTGTCGTCTGTATCGATCCCCGCCGTCCGTCCCGACGCCGACGCCGTGCGCGCCCGGCTGCAGGCGCGCCGGCGTCGCACCAACCTCTATGCACTGACCGCCTCGCTGGTCGCCATGGCCTTCGGCCTGTTCTGGCTGGCGTGGATCCTGTGGACCACCGTCACGCTGGGCGTCGGCGGCCTGTCGCTGGACCTGTTCACGCAGATGACCCCGGCGCCCAACACCGCTGGCGGCGGCCTCGCCAATGCCATCTTCGGCAGCTTCGTGATGGTGGGCATGGCCACGCTGTTCGGCACGCCGCTGGGCATCCTGGCCGGCATCTACCTGGCTGAATACGGCAAGAGCTCGCCGCTGGCCAGCTTCATCCGCTTCATCAACGACATCCTGCTGTCGGCGCCGTCGATCGTGATCGGCCTCTTTGTCTACGCGCTGGTGGTGACCCGCATGGGCCACTTCTCGGGCTGGGCCGGCATCTGCGCGCTGGCGCTGCTGCAGATCCCGATCGTGGTGCGCACCACCGAAAACATGCTGAACCTGGTGCCCAACGCGCTGCGTGAAGCGGCCTTCGCCCTGGGCACGCCCAAGTGGAAGATGGTGCTGTCGATTACGGTGAAGTCATCGTACGCCGGCATTGTGACGGGCGTATTGCTGGCGGTCGCGCGTATCGCCGGTGAAACCGCGCCGCTGCTGTTCACCGCGCTGTCCAACCAGTTCTGGACCTCCGACCTGAACAAGCCGATGGCCAACCTGCCGGTGACCATCTTCCGCTTCGCCATGAGCCCATTCACCGAATGGCAGCAACTGGCCTGGGCGGGCGTGTTCCTGATTACGATCGGCGTGCTGGCCCTGAATATCCTGGCGCGCATCCTGTTCAAGAAGAGATAA
- the pstC gene encoding phosphate ABC transporter permease PstC has product MATIPSDTRGVQPPSRLGDILFGGLTRGAAIVTLLLLGGIIVSLAISAWPSIQTFGARFLWTAEWDPPADVYGALVPIYGTIVTSLIALIIAVPVSFGIALFLTELSPAWLRRPLGTAIELLAAVPSIVYGMWGLLVFAPIFGEYFQKPLAATVGQLPVIGKLFQGAPLGIGLLCAGVILAIMIIPYIASVMRDVFEVTPVLLKESAYGVGCTTWEVMWNVVLPYTRAGVIGGVMLGLGRALGETMAVTFVIGNTNLLDSASLFSPGNSITSALANEFAEAGAGLHTAALMELGLILFFITFVVLALSKLLLLRLAKNEGTK; this is encoded by the coding sequence ATGGCGACCATCCCCTCCGACACCCGCGGCGTGCAGCCTCCAAGCCGGCTCGGCGACATCCTGTTCGGCGGCCTCACGCGCGGCGCCGCCATCGTGACGCTGCTGCTGCTGGGCGGCATCATCGTCTCGCTGGCGATCAGCGCCTGGCCCTCGATCCAGACCTTTGGCGCGCGCTTCCTGTGGACCGCGGAGTGGGATCCACCCGCCGATGTCTACGGCGCGCTGGTGCCCATCTACGGCACCATCGTGACCTCGCTGATCGCGCTGATCATCGCGGTGCCGGTGAGCTTCGGCATCGCACTGTTCCTGACCGAGCTGTCACCCGCCTGGCTGCGCCGCCCGCTCGGCACCGCCATCGAACTGCTGGCCGCGGTGCCGTCGATCGTGTATGGCATGTGGGGCCTGCTCGTGTTCGCGCCGATCTTCGGCGAATATTTCCAGAAGCCGCTGGCCGCCACGGTGGGCCAGCTGCCGGTGATCGGCAAGCTGTTCCAGGGCGCGCCGCTGGGCATCGGCCTGCTGTGCGCGGGCGTGATCCTGGCGATCATGATCATCCCGTACATCGCCTCGGTGATGCGCGACGTGTTCGAAGTCACCCCGGTGCTGCTCAAGGAATCCGCCTACGGCGTGGGCTGCACCACCTGGGAAGTGATGTGGAACGTGGTGCTGCCCTACACCCGCGCCGGCGTCATCGGCGGCGTGATGCTGGGCCTGGGCCGTGCGCTGGGCGAGACCATGGCCGTCACCTTCGTGATCGGCAATACCAACCTGCTGGACAGCGCGTCGCTGTTCTCGCCGGGCAACAGCATCACCTCGGCGCTGGCCAACGAGTTCGCCGAAGCCGGCGCCGGCCTGCACACCGCTGCGCTGATGGAGCTGGGCCTGATCCTGTTCTTCATCACCTTCGTGGTGCTGGCGCTGTCCAAGCTGTTGCTGCTGCGACTGGCAAAGAATGAGGGAACCAAATGA
- the pstS gene encoding phosphate ABC transporter substrate-binding protein PstS codes for MKLVKTAVAGIVSMVVAGTAFAAEITGAGASFPAPVYSKWADAYNKATGNKVNYQSIGSSGGIKQIGAKTVDFGASDAPLKDEELSKQGLVQFPTVIGGVVPVINLQGVKPGELTITGEVLANIYLGKIKKWDDPAIKALNPQAKLPSQDILPVRRADGSGTTFIFTNYLSKVSADWKGSVGEGTTVNWPGGGTGGKGNEGVAAFVQRLNGAIGYVEYAYAKQNKMTHVNMKNASGAVVKPGDDAFKAAAAGADWSKSYYQILTNQPGKDAWPIAGATFILVHKNQDKPAQGAEVLKFFDWAYKNGTGMAADLDYVPLPENVVNQIRTTWKTIVKDASGKALY; via the coding sequence ATGAAGCTGGTCAAGACTGCCGTGGCAGGCATCGTTTCGATGGTCGTAGCGGGTACTGCGTTCGCGGCGGAAATTACCGGTGCAGGCGCTTCCTTCCCGGCGCCCGTCTATTCCAAGTGGGCCGACGCATATAACAAAGCAACGGGCAACAAGGTCAACTATCAATCCATCGGCTCGTCGGGCGGCATCAAGCAGATCGGCGCCAAGACGGTCGATTTCGGCGCCTCTGACGCGCCGCTGAAGGACGAGGAACTGAGCAAGCAGGGCCTGGTCCAGTTCCCGACCGTGATCGGCGGCGTGGTGCCGGTGATCAATCTGCAAGGCGTGAAGCCGGGCGAGCTGACCATCACCGGCGAGGTGCTGGCCAACATCTACCTGGGCAAGATCAAGAAGTGGGACGACCCCGCGATCAAGGCGCTGAACCCGCAAGCCAAGCTGCCGAGCCAGGACATCCTGCCGGTGCGCCGTGCCGACGGCTCGGGCACCACCTTCATCTTCACCAACTACCTGTCCAAGGTCAGCGCTGACTGGAAGGGCTCGGTCGGCGAGGGCACCACGGTCAACTGGCCGGGCGGCGGCACCGGCGGCAAGGGCAACGAGGGCGTGGCCGCCTTCGTGCAGCGCCTGAATGGTGCCATCGGCTACGTCGAGTACGCCTACGCCAAGCAGAACAAGATGACCCACGTGAACATGAAGAACGCGTCGGGTGCCGTGGTCAAGCCGGGCGACGATGCCTTCAAGGCAGCCGCCGCCGGCGCGGACTGGAGCAAGAGCTACTACCAGATCCTGACCAACCAGCCGGGCAAGGATGCATGGCCGATCGCCGGCGCCACCTTCATCCTGGTCCACAAGAACCAGGACAAGCCGGCGCAGGGTGCCGAAGTGCTGAAGTTCTTCGACTGGGCCTACAAGAATGGCACCGGCATGGCTGCCGACCTGGACTACGTACCGCTGCCGGAAAACGTCGTCAACCAGATCCGCACGACCTGGAAGACCATCGTCAAGGACGCCTCGGGCAAGGCGCTGTACTGA
- the glmM gene encoding phosphoglucosamine mutase codes for MTRKYFGTDGIRGRVGEAPITPDFVMRLGHAAGKVLAHGARTGQGRPTVLIGKDTRISGYMLEAALEAGFTSAGVHVLLTGPLPTPGIAYLTRALRLSAGVVISASHNPYYDNGIKFFSADGDKLPDAVEAEIEAAIDEPMLCAPSDDLGRARRINDAPGRYIEFCKSTFPHEQDLHGLKLVVDCAHGAAYHIAPHVFHELGADVVSIGNQPDGRNINAGYGATAPARLIEAVKANGADLGLAFDGDADRLQVVDADGRLYNGDELLYLIVRDRQANGQVVPGAVGTLMTNMAVELALQRQGVEFVRAKVGDRYVLEELNKRKWTLGGEGSGHLLCLDRHSTGDGIVSALQVLAALRRSGKTLAQLLEGVALFPQTLINVRVQKGFDWQSHAGLKAARAAVEPALEGRGRVLIRASGTEPVVRVMVEAEQAEMAERAAKTLADALSA; via the coding sequence ATGACACGCAAGTATTTCGGGACTGATGGCATCCGGGGGCGCGTTGGCGAGGCGCCGATCACCCCCGACTTCGTGATGCGCCTGGGCCATGCCGCCGGCAAGGTGCTGGCGCACGGCGCCAGGACGGGGCAGGGCCGTCCGACCGTGCTGATCGGCAAGGACACCCGCATTTCCGGCTATATGCTCGAAGCCGCACTGGAAGCCGGCTTTACTTCGGCCGGCGTGCATGTGCTGCTGACCGGGCCGCTGCCTACGCCGGGCATTGCCTACCTGACGCGCGCGCTGCGCCTGTCGGCCGGCGTGGTGATCTCGGCCAGCCACAACCCGTACTATGACAACGGCATCAAGTTCTTTTCCGCCGACGGTGACAAGCTGCCTGACGCGGTCGAGGCCGAGATCGAGGCCGCCATCGACGAGCCGATGCTGTGCGCACCCTCCGACGACCTTGGCCGCGCCCGCCGCATCAACGACGCACCGGGCCGCTACATCGAGTTCTGCAAGAGTACCTTCCCGCACGAGCAGGACCTGCACGGCCTGAAGCTGGTGGTCGATTGCGCCCATGGCGCCGCCTACCACATCGCGCCGCACGTCTTCCACGAGCTGGGTGCCGACGTGGTCTCGATCGGCAACCAGCCGGACGGCCGCAATATCAACGCAGGCTATGGCGCCACCGCGCCCGCCAGGCTGATCGAGGCGGTCAAGGCCAACGGTGCCGACCTGGGCCTGGCCTTCGATGGCGACGCGGACCGGCTGCAGGTGGTGGACGCCGACGGCCGCCTATATAACGGCGACGAGCTGCTGTATCTGATCGTGCGCGACCGGCAGGCCAACGGCCAGGTCGTGCCGGGCGCGGTGGGCACGTTGATGACCAATATGGCGGTGGAGCTGGCGCTGCAGCGCCAGGGCGTTGAATTCGTGCGCGCCAAGGTTGGCGACCGCTATGTGCTGGAAGAGCTGAACAAGCGCAAGTGGACACTGGGCGGGGAGGGGTCCGGCCACCTGCTGTGCCTCGATCGCCACAGCACCGGTGACGGCATTGTCTCGGCGCTGCAGGTGCTGGCCGCACTGCGCCGCAGCGGCAAGACGCTGGCACAACTGCTGGAAGGTGTCGCGCTGTTCCCTCAGACGCTGATCAACGTGCGCGTGCAGAAAGGCTTCGACTGGCAGTCGCACGCCGGCCTGAAGGCCGCGCGCGCCGCGGTCGAGCCGGCACTTGAAGGCCGAGGCCGGGTGCTGATCCGCGCCTCCGGCACCGAGCCTGTGGTGAGGGTGATGGTGGAGGCCGAGCAGGCCGAGATGGCCGAACGCGCCGCGAAGACGCTGGCCGATGCGCTGAGCGCCTGA